One stretch of Zingiber officinale cultivar Zhangliang chromosome 6B, Zo_v1.1, whole genome shotgun sequence DNA includes these proteins:
- the LOC121990375 gene encoding uncharacterized protein LOC121990375 produces the protein MEDLSIPDRTDRFSVLFVQAHVESLVVNKTLHLQYHRSKMLSDRVAELELHLNYPTTADRAQRAKIGALKRTNAQHLQSLWAADQQLQALREEKSQAEGLHKQTVDQLT, from the exons ATGGAGGACCTATCTATACCTGACCGGACGGATAGGTTCTCGGTGTTGTTTGTCCAG GCTCATGTCGAATCTCTGGTGGTGAACAAAACTCTCCATCTCCAGTACCACCGTAGTAAGATGCTATCAGATAGGGTAGCTGAGTTGGAACTACACTTGAACTATCCTACAACGGCCGACCGCGCCCAAAGGGCCAAAATAGGGGCCCTGAAGAGGACCAACGCCCAACATCTTCAATCTCTGTGGGCAGCCGACCAACAGCTCCAAGCCCTTCGTGAAGAAAAAAGTCAGGCCGAGGGTCTCCATAAGCAGACTGTGGATCAACTGACCTAG